One window of Thermocoleostomius sinensis A174 genomic DNA carries:
- a CDS encoding WD40 repeat domain-containing serine/threonine protein kinase translates to MNFSQPLQSWLGQTIDDRQRYLLNQRIGGGGMGEVFLATDTLLGQSVALKLLNSKLANEQMRYRFEQEVAVSAALRSNHIVQVFDYGVTAEGYPFYVMEYLCGQTLGQLLKREKRLSVDRTVNIITQVCAGLSLAHQGVYLRWKGDKPGSSRDVVKVIHRDLKPDNIFLLPTSLGEFVKILDFGIAKIRTEHPDYTYATNMFMGTYQYASPEQLRAEKNLDARADIYSLGVILYKMLSGAPPFQFELEHQSEIQPSAAVWAVAHLTKPPIPLRDQPGCAHISPMLEAVVMRCLSKAPSQRFSSVLELTQALHTAVGLPDPEAIEATHAGQLPIIAQPAPLPLPSLSPPIEPELSDSPTEESCYHTAQEVVAGEKERETRRFSRSVVLLTLSGLTIAMALGTRVHSLWSAASLSLSNDLAGDSPITASQDGRGASSVPLNRSGHSPTVRTITTATQLLTGHTDTVWDVEISPDGRTVVSGSFDKSIRFWDVQTGNLKQTLLGHTDAVRAIAFSPNGTILASGSGDKTIKLWDLPTGKLRHTLLGHSAAVWSVAISPDGQTLASGGYDGVVKTWNVQTGELLQTFPEHYDSIWSVAISPDGQTLASGSYGGTIQIWELSTGRVIRTLAAHTDAVRSIDISADGRTLVSGSWDKTIKVWDLQTGELRYTLTGHSDRVLSVAISPNNQTVASSGIDRRIHLWNLQTGTLQHTLTGHSDWVIAVAFSPDGNQLVSGSKDKSIRLWQW, encoded by the coding sequence ATGAATTTCTCTCAGCCGCTTCAATCTTGGCTTGGTCAAACCATTGACGATCGCCAGCGCTATCTCCTCAATCAGCGTATTGGCGGCGGCGGCATGGGAGAAGTGTTTTTGGCTACTGATACCTTGCTGGGTCAGTCGGTTGCGCTAAAGCTATTGAACAGCAAACTGGCCAACGAACAAATGCGCTATCGGTTTGAGCAAGAAGTGGCGGTATCTGCTGCGCTCAGAAGTAATCACATTGTTCAGGTGTTTGATTATGGCGTGACGGCCGAGGGGTATCCCTTTTATGTGATGGAGTATCTTTGTGGTCAAACCTTGGGACAACTGTTGAAGCGGGAAAAGCGACTGTCAGTCGATCGCACGGTAAACATCATCACCCAAGTCTGTGCCGGGTTAAGTTTGGCTCATCAAGGCGTTTATTTGCGCTGGAAAGGAGATAAACCAGGCAGCAGTCGTGATGTTGTCAAAGTTATCCACCGCGACCTCAAACCCGACAATATCTTCTTGCTCCCTACCAGTTTGGGCGAATTTGTCAAGATTTTGGATTTTGGGATTGCCAAGATCCGTACTGAACACCCAGACTATACCTACGCCACCAATATGTTCATGGGCACGTACCAGTATGCTTCACCCGAACAACTGAGAGCCGAGAAAAATTTGGATGCACGAGCCGATATTTACAGTTTAGGGGTGATTCTCTACAAAATGCTGAGCGGGGCACCGCCGTTTCAGTTTGAACTAGAACACCAGTCCGAGATACAGCCGAGTGCTGCTGTGTGGGCTGTTGCGCATTTAACCAAACCCCCAATTCCATTACGAGACCAACCGGGTTGCGCTCATATTTCCCCCATGCTGGAAGCGGTAGTCATGCGCTGCTTGAGCAAAGCTCCTAGTCAGCGGTTTTCGTCGGTGCTGGAACTGACTCAAGCCCTGCACACCGCCGTCGGACTGCCCGATCCAGAGGCGATCGAAGCCACCCACGCCGGACAGTTGCCGATCATAGCTCAACCTGCCCCTCTGCCGTTACCGTCGCTCTCGCCTCCAATCGAGCCAGAGTTGAGCGATTCTCCGACGGAAGAATCCTGCTATCACACGGCTCAGGAGGTGGTGGCTGGGGAAAAAGAACGCGAAACAAGGCGGTTTTCTCGGTCTGTTGTGCTTCTAACCCTTTCCGGACTAACCATTGCCATGGCCTTGGGCACGCGGGTGCATTCGTTGTGGTCGGCGGCATCACTGTCTCTCTCGAATGATCTTGCTGGTGACTCACCGATCACCGCGTCTCAAGATGGAAGGGGGGCTTCTTCAGTACCATTAAATCGATCTGGACACTCGCCAACTGTAAGAACCATTACTACAGCAACACAATTGCTGACCGGTCATACTGACACAGTGTGGGATGTAGAAATTAGTCCGGATGGTCGCACGGTGGTCAGCGGCAGTTTTGACAAATCCATTCGCTTTTGGGATGTACAAACTGGAAACTTAAAGCAAACCCTGTTGGGTCATACCGATGCGGTGCGGGCGATCGCCTTTAGCCCCAACGGCACAATTCTGGCGAGTGGTAGTGGTGATAAAACTATCAAACTTTGGGACTTGCCCACGGGCAAATTACGTCATACGTTATTGGGACACTCGGCAGCAGTGTGGTCAGTAGCCATTAGCCCGGATGGGCAAACCCTAGCCAGTGGCGGCTATGATGGCGTTGTTAAAACGTGGAATGTGCAAACTGGCGAACTGTTGCAAACATTTCCCGAACACTACGACTCGATCTGGTCAGTAGCCATTAGCCCGGATGGACAAACCCTAGCCAGTGGCAGCTATGGCGGCACAATTCAAATTTGGGAATTGTCCACTGGGCGGGTCATTCGCACCCTTGCAGCCCATACCGATGCCGTGCGATCAATCGACATCAGTGCCGATGGACGAACGTTGGTCAGCGGTAGCTGGGACAAAACCATTAAAGTGTGGGACTTGCAAACGGGTGAACTGCGCTACACGCTCACAGGACACAGCGATCGGGTGCTGTCGGTGGCAATCAGCCCCAATAATCAAACCGTCGCCAGCAGCGGCATCGATCGGCGCATTCATCTGTGGAATCTGCAAACGGGCACCCTGCAACACACCTTAACTGGGCATAGCGACTGGGTAATTGCGGTGGCGTTTAGCCCCGATGGCAACCAGTTGGTCAGCGGCAGTAAAGATAAAAGTATTCGCCTGTGGCAATGGTGA
- a CDS encoding DICT sensory domain-containing protein, with protein sequence MLEGSILAKLKAAHQSGQVGKKPLHFGIYYKNTLVALCHALEDAILSADYRPLMITAFQRGKWYLEEADRYGAIADQSQQVVIMATPETGFADHATSQKPNVALVSLHETDPVAQEWHLIILSPDYTAMVLCQELSDADYGTTGMPTHDLERKFYGFWTFEPDLVLETAELAAAHVGQYDAALQQQLTARIRAIADRLQREEALCGSPTSDHLGAIVSRVVNYLQTTHQASVQHSSLDDNLTSNELQAYLRVAQLIDQTDLSNPMAAAEVATLAEAIGQLLDLPAWQLHRLRLAGLLHRIAFLRTCETVLAPGTSTRYHDDQTSVPLTCPLIPGIQVLRRMQRLRAIATILTHQTEWWNGTGQPSGLAGDEIPIESRILGLVADFQERLAKRRSAADQEPSHSDWLMQALADCRAQQGDRWDPKLVEALGLLVSAMQQGLSLPVALPKIASGLWLLDSYSEEDLPLTYHEMGELKAK encoded by the coding sequence ATGTTAGAAGGTTCCATCCTCGCCAAGTTGAAAGCGGCCCACCAGTCAGGGCAGGTCGGGAAAAAGCCGCTACATTTCGGGATTTACTATAAAAATACGCTAGTAGCGCTTTGCCATGCCTTGGAAGATGCCATTCTCTCGGCAGATTACCGTCCGCTAATGATTACGGCATTTCAGCGCGGAAAGTGGTATTTAGAAGAAGCCGATCGCTATGGGGCCATTGCCGATCAATCTCAGCAAGTCGTAATTATGGCGACTCCAGAAACGGGGTTTGCCGACCATGCCACTAGCCAAAAACCAAACGTGGCGCTGGTGAGTTTGCATGAAACTGATCCGGTAGCGCAAGAATGGCACTTGATCATTCTCTCGCCCGACTATACGGCGATGGTGCTCTGCCAGGAATTATCTGATGCAGACTATGGCACCACTGGCATGCCCACACACGATCTAGAGCGTAAGTTTTACGGCTTTTGGACGTTTGAACCCGATCTGGTTTTGGAAACGGCCGAACTAGCTGCTGCCCATGTTGGACAGTACGATGCGGCACTTCAGCAACAACTTACCGCACGAATTCGAGCTATTGCCGATCGATTGCAGCGGGAAGAAGCACTGTGTGGCTCACCCACCTCTGATCATTTGGGAGCAATTGTCTCGAGAGTGGTCAACTATTTACAAACAACTCATCAGGCTAGTGTGCAGCACTCGTCTTTAGATGACAACCTCACCTCAAATGAGCTTCAGGCTTATTTGCGAGTCGCGCAACTAATCGATCAAACCGATTTAAGTAATCCCATGGCAGCAGCAGAAGTGGCAACGCTGGCAGAAGCCATAGGACAACTGCTGGATTTACCCGCTTGGCAATTGCATCGACTGCGGCTGGCAGGCTTACTGCACCGAATTGCTTTTCTGCGCACCTGCGAAACGGTGTTAGCGCCGGGTACTTCCACTCGCTATCACGACGATCAAACGAGTGTGCCGCTCACCTGTCCCTTGATTCCAGGTATCCAAGTGCTGCGTCGGATGCAGCGCCTACGAGCTATTGCCACGATTTTGACCCATCAAACCGAATGGTGGAATGGCACCGGCCAACCCTCTGGTTTAGCGGGAGATGAAATTCCGATCGAATCTCGGATCTTGGGGCTGGTAGCAGATTTTCAGGAACGGTTGGCAAAGCGACGATCGGCGGCGGATCAGGAACCGAGCCACTCGGATTGGCTCATGCAAGCGTTGGCTGACTGTCGTGCCCAGCAGGGCGATCGCTGGGACCCGAAACTGGTGGAAGCCTTGGGTTTGCTGGTTAGCGCCATGCAGCAAGGATTAAGTTTGCCGGTTGCGTTACCCAAAATTGCGTCAGGGCTGTGGCTACTGGACTCCTACTCGGAGGAAGACCTACCGCTGACTTATCACGAAATGGGAGAATTAAAGGCGAAATAA
- a CDS encoding tetratricopeptide repeat protein, translated as MQGQVIGGRYQIIRFLGKGGFAETYLAEDTQMLNSAECVVKKLIPHAFDPKTLQAARELFNQEAHELSQLGNHDQIPRLLAHLEENGEFYLVEEFIDGIDLDKELRNQQQLSEEQVVELLRDVLNILTFVHHHRTIHRDIKPSNLIRRTDGKIVLIDFGAVKKVRTQMVTAGGHTVQTKVVGTYGYMPNEQQGGKPRFSSDIYALGMTAIQALTGRSPDRIEEDVRTGEVIWRPHAPQINPKLAAVLDKMVRSHFPDRYQTAEDVLKDLPRSSKITNPQPDEPTSTPWRSLLKPWYAAALLGTALATFGGYKLVSRDPVVVAAEVNELINQCYELQTVQQYDEAIEVANRAIKIQRNHPNSWNCKGNALQSSGQYEEAAEAYNQALQFNPNESLRLALLNQQGVVLSSLERFDEAIESFEAAIALNGDEPTAQGNRGWVFLLQAQYDEALVVFDQVLARDANNINALEGKGRALLALERYDEALMIYGRLTALNSKSSVIWFNQGLAQYHLERYAEARRSFEEATRLQDDYADAWFGLGRSLEELGLSDQATAAYEKATALNPDLEETIDAEDSQIEL; from the coding sequence ATGCAAGGACAAGTTATTGGCGGACGCTATCAAATCATCCGATTTTTGGGAAAAGGAGGATTTGCGGAGACCTACTTGGCCGAAGATACACAAATGCTAAACAGTGCAGAGTGTGTCGTCAAGAAACTCATTCCTCACGCCTTTGATCCCAAAACACTACAAGCGGCTAGAGAACTATTTAATCAGGAAGCACATGAGCTATCTCAGTTAGGTAATCACGATCAAATTCCTCGCTTGTTGGCTCACCTCGAGGAAAATGGCGAGTTTTATTTAGTTGAAGAGTTCATCGATGGAATAGATTTAGACAAAGAGTTGCGAAATCAGCAGCAACTCAGTGAAGAACAGGTCGTTGAATTATTAAGAGATGTTCTCAACATTTTGACGTTTGTTCACCATCATCGCACCATTCATCGAGATATCAAACCCTCTAATTTAATTAGACGAACAGATGGCAAGATTGTGCTGATTGATTTTGGAGCCGTTAAGAAGGTTCGGACTCAAATGGTGACAGCGGGTGGACACACCGTGCAAACCAAAGTAGTGGGTACCTATGGTTATATGCCCAATGAGCAGCAGGGCGGCAAACCTCGGTTTAGTAGTGATATTTACGCTTTGGGCATGACCGCCATTCAAGCCTTAACAGGTCGATCGCCCGATCGCATTGAAGAAGATGTGCGGACGGGGGAGGTGATTTGGCGACCTCATGCGCCTCAGATCAATCCTAAACTGGCGGCAGTTCTCGATAAGATGGTGCGGTCTCACTTTCCCGATCGCTATCAAACAGCCGAAGACGTACTCAAGGACTTGCCTCGCTCTAGTAAAATTACTAATCCTCAGCCAGACGAACCCACATCTACGCCTTGGCGATCGTTGCTCAAACCTTGGTATGCCGCCGCCCTTCTAGGGACAGCCTTGGCCACGTTTGGTGGATACAAGCTGGTTTCGCGTGATCCAGTCGTTGTGGCAGCAGAGGTGAATGAATTGATCAATCAGTGCTACGAATTACAAACGGTTCAGCAGTATGACGAAGCGATCGAGGTAGCTAATCGAGCAATTAAGATCCAGCGCAATCATCCAAATAGTTGGAATTGCAAAGGCAATGCTCTACAAAGCTCCGGGCAGTATGAAGAGGCAGCCGAAGCCTATAATCAAGCGTTACAATTCAACCCAAACGAAAGTTTGCGTCTAGCCTTGTTAAACCAACAGGGAGTAGTGCTGAGTAGTTTAGAACGATTTGATGAGGCGATTGAATCCTTTGAAGCAGCGATTGCACTCAATGGAGATGAGCCAACTGCCCAAGGAAATCGAGGCTGGGTGTTTCTGTTACAAGCACAGTATGATGAAGCACTAGTCGTTTTTGACCAGGTACTCGCGCGAGATGCTAACAACATAAATGCGTTAGAAGGGAAAGGGCGAGCATTACTGGCCCTAGAGCGGTATGATGAAGCCTTAATGATTTACGGCAGACTGACTGCGCTAAATAGCAAATCATCGGTGATTTGGTTTAATCAAGGATTAGCCCAATACCACCTAGAACGCTATGCTGAAGCTCGCCGCTCCTTTGAAGAAGCCACCCGGCTGCAAGATGATTATGCCGATGCTTGGTTCGGCTTAGGGCGATCGTTAGAAGAATTAGGACTATCTGATCAAGCAACCGCTGCCTACGAGAAAGCAACGGCACTCAATCCCGATCTGGAAGAGACGATCGACGCTGAAGACTCCCAAATTGAGCTATAG
- a CDS encoding pentapeptide repeat-containing protein yields the protein MDIDAIRAGELKQLAGVNLEDEDLSQVNLSRVNLAGANLNGANLSAAKLNGASLDGASLLGCQLVRADLRANFLGANLMQADLSESDLRGANLRGANLMQSRLAQTVLAGAFLSGANLMNVNLRGVDLRGADLRGSNLSAADLRGANLAQADLQGAIVSDANLEEADLRDANLAGANFTGANLLCADLEGANLDGARLVNACLKGTVLEHPPLEP from the coding sequence ATGGATATTGACGCGATTCGCGCCGGAGAACTAAAGCAACTAGCCGGAGTTAATCTTGAAGATGAGGATTTGTCTCAGGTCAATTTAAGTCGTGTCAATCTGGCGGGGGCCAACCTCAATGGCGCGAATTTATCCGCCGCAAAGCTTAACGGTGCCAGTTTAGACGGTGCGAGTTTGCTGGGCTGTCAACTGGTGCGGGCCGATTTGCGAGCTAATTTCTTAGGAGCCAACCTGATGCAAGCCGATTTGTCGGAATCTGACTTACGCGGCGCTAATCTTCGCGGCGCTAACTTGATGCAGTCGCGCTTAGCCCAAACGGTGTTGGCAGGGGCATTTCTCAGCGGAGCAAATTTGATGAATGTGAACTTGCGCGGGGTTGATTTACGCGGAGCCGATCTCCGTGGAAGCAATCTCAGTGCTGCTGATCTGCGCGGAGCTAACTTAGCGCAGGCTGATTTGCAGGGAGCGATCGTCAGTGATGCCAATTTAGAAGAAGCCGATCTCCGCGATGCCAACTTAGCTGGAGCTAATTTCACCGGAGCCAATCTTCTTTGCGCTGATCTAGAGGGAGCGAACCTAGACGGAGCACGCCTTGTCAACGCTTGCTTAAAAGGAACCGTTCTGGAACATCCGCCTCTAGAACCGTAG